The Brachionichthys hirsutus isolate HB-005 chromosome 17, CSIRO-AGI_Bhir_v1, whole genome shotgun sequence genome segment CACCACAGGTGAGAAGACAAGATTGTGCTCGCTAATGTCATCGCTCCGCTCCGGAAGCCGGATGTAGTTTTCTAAGAGGTCGCACCAGACTGCAATGATCTGCATTTAATGCAGAGCATTTAAGCTCTGTGGGAGCGTTTCCACAGCCGCTATCAATGTTCCCCgtccttctccccccccccccccccccccccagagacgaACGAGAGCTTCTGCGCCGAGGACGACGGCTCGGGTACCTCCTGCACCATCGGGTCAGAAATGCACCTGGATGTCAGTTATCTCCATTATCTCTACGACGCCCGTCTGAACATCAGCAGCTGCATACGAGCCTGCCGGGTGTGGTCGGCCGCGTACGACGGCGAGGACCCCCCTCCGGAGAAATACCAACCCGGCGTCCTCGACGAGCCGCTGCTGAAAAATCGTCAGATCCCGATGACTCTGAAGAGCCCCCCTCAGCCGCCGGTGCCTCGCCGTCGAgcccgcccgccgccgccggcgaACGCGGAGCAGCCCCCCGCGAACGAGCTGGAGTGGGACGACAGTTACGATGCGTGTCCGATGCAGACGGCCGAGGCGCCTGCAGAGAACGACCCGCCGCCGCAGCCCGCTGCACGGCCCCCGACGCACATCCAGGAAATGAGGAAAACGGCCATCCTGCTGGTGAGAGGCTCGTACATCGAGGAAAATGAATTCCAGGACGACGTGATGGTATACGATCTCGTCGCCAAGAAAGACGCCAGAGACGATGAGACCGGCACGCTCAAACCCAACGGGCCGGCATCCGGAGAAAGCCAACAAGGCTCGGCGAAAGCCCCCCCGGTCAAAGAGGTCTGTTTCCTACTTCCGACCACTCAGACGGACAGCAAGAATCGATCGGACTTGAAGGCCAAAGGTCAGACGGACTGCAATCCAAACCTCCAGGACGAACCCGTCCTCGCCGCTGACCTCGGCGAGGACTTTCTCGCTCAGTACGAGGACCTCATCCGCACGTTGGACACCGAAGCGGGCGGAAAGGTCGAAGCTGATGCAGAGTTGAAGAAGCCTGTCTCTcctgtggaagaggaggaggaggaggaggagatggattTTACGTCCTTCTCTGCCGAGACTCcggagctggagaagcagcttTCGCCGTTTGGACCTAAGTTCGTCAGCGGAGGCGCAGGCAGGAACCAATCGTTGCCTTTCACCGGTCAGTTCAGGGAAACGGGCATAAAAAAGTAACGTTAGCGGAGCCGAAGTCAAATGCGTTCTTATCTCCCCGCAGGGCCTTTCGTCAGTGTTCTCCTTTCGCGGATGGAGAACATGATGTCCAACTCGCTTCAGGTCAACCTGCTGCTGACGGGCATCCTGGCCCAGCTGGCGGCCTACCCTCAGCCTCTCCtgcgctccttcctcctcaacACCAACCTGGTGTTTCAGCCGACCGTCCGCTCCCTGTACCAGGTAACgcaacacgggggggggggagtcggcCCTTTGATGTGGCTTTTAGCTAACGTCTTCGCCGCGTCTCCCTTCAGGTACTCGCCACCGTAAAGAACCAGATAGAAGGGCTGGCAGTCAAGAGGAAAGGCTTTCCGGAGATGATCACCGCCGCCCAACACTGGCTGCTGGCCAGAGACGCTCTGCTCACGGCAGCAGGTAAGCGGCACGCATCGGGATCACGTCGCCGTCGCTGCGGTTGGCAGCTGagttttcctttatttcttttaGCAAGTTTGAACCAAACTCCCCTGCGGTCTCAGAAAAGTTGTGTTTGCAAAAATAGAAGCACGAAAATGTCGGTTTGGTTAATGGGAAATGTAACTGAAGGGCGCAACACAAAatcattaaaattaataaattaggTTAAGAAAATGTCTTGCCTTGtatgctcttttctttttttaatcctctcGTTCCCAGACAAGAGCAGCAGCCACGGCGACGCAGGAAGGATCCTGAGGAGCTCGCCGCCGCCTAAACCCAAAGGCatctctctgcagcagaccgACGTCTTCGCTACCGTCCTCTTCCCCGAGTTCCTGAAAGAACTGGCCGCCATTGCACAAGAGCACTCCATCTTGTCATACATTCCTATGGAAGATTGCTAGAGTCCGGATAAGCCTCTGTGGTCAGTTCACGTGAGCTCGGAGGTTTTAGTAGACTCTGATATTATGATGGtactctgctttttattttttgtttcatggcCAAACATCTTGGGCCATTTATGCAAACTATTATaaaacccccccaaaacaatcctaataataatatatttattttacaagctTTACAAGTTTCGTACCTTTTTCTATTTTATCATTGCAGTTCTGTTAAAAGGTTCGGTTGCCAATAAAGAGGTCCGAACCTTTTTAGCAAGAACTGCTGACAGTAACGGATGCGTGTTACCAAAGACTAGAGCGAGGCGATGGAAATGTCTCCTCCCCCACCAGCCCTCATCCAAACCTCAGGGTCCGGCCTTTCCCCGAATGTCTTCCCCGGTCAGCTCCAAACACGACAGTCGGCGTGGTTCTGTTACAATGTTCGGGTGGGctttctgcagagctgctgcctGACCGGCTTCCGCTGTTTGAAAGGCCTAGCGTTTGAATTcacagcaaacaaaaataacttttggCACCATCGCACAGGTGGGAGCTGTTCCAGTGCGGCTCCGGATCCAAAACATGTCGGTCTCGTTAAACGTTTGAGTCGGGGGGGGTTGCacaaaatgttgtgttttgttgttgttccaaGTCGTAGTCGTACCTCAGGGGATTTTTGATGCACgttctgttctgtgtgttcTTAAACTGCCTTTGGGTGAAGCGATTTAATCCTCTAATGCACTAGTTTGTCAAATTCAGCGGTTCTGCATGCTCTCTCGATCAGAGCACCGAAACCAGGATGCTATATTTAATGTGCCTTACTTCAGTGATACCTTTTTATATTCTAACAttgtaagaagaaaaaaaaaagtccaatgACACAGAACACTATGCAAATCAAGGAAGCTTTGGATGTGATTAGATTCTGGATATTTTAACACTGGGATGGGGTATTTAATCTTTTAGTTTCTGTTAgccatttcataaaaaaaaagaggttatACTAGAGGCtagttgttgtttgtcttaATCTTATTTACAGCTTGCATAGAGTATTTTATTTGGTGAAAACTATCAGAGTTTTGCGTCTCAGATTGTAAtgtgcagcaggaactgctgGAAATGGCTTGAATGTTTATCCACGCTGGTCCTCTGAAGTCTCACATCAAAGGAGGAAatggcttttaaaaaaataatttgtcaaGTTTCAAAATTGAAAACAACCAGTCACACTGTCCGTTTCATACaatcatattttattaatttaaccCCGAAAGATGCCGATAGTGCTTTCAGAACCAGAAGTCAATCAGAGCTGGACGTCAGGATCTAGATCTATAACACATGGGAATGGAACTTAATTTTTTCCCAGTTGTATGGTTCAGGGAACTAAATATAAAAGGTACTCAGctttctgtgcttttattttaaagtccGTCTCTGGTTGAAGAATGTTTCTGACCACCGACGTGTCACTGCCGACACTCTTTGTaataaagatgtctgtgaaatGAAACTGGATGCATTCAAGCTGTTGACAATCCCCACTCTTTATACAAtcaataaattatttcatttttgccAGAGGTGTTTGGTGCCCGTTTGTTCTGCAGCCTCATTCGACTTGTATTTCCTTCCTTTCCCAGCAGGTGATGAAGCGATCTGTGACTGAAAAGCATCTAATCGGATCCGATTAGATGCTTTTCAAACATCACCACGGTGGACTCTTTAATAACCCCAAACAATTACTAATATTGGTAACTattttaaaaagttatttttttaagtataGCGAACACTGAAATGTAAAACCTGAGACAAGACGCTGAGGCCATTTAGCAGCTTTACAGCATTTCAATCCTGTTTGATAATTACAGAATGCAaccagccacaggagggcgctCATTGATTGCTCCGAGGACAATCTCAATCCGAGTGGAGACTGAAAACCGACATTCTTACATCCCAACATGATCATATCAGATTCCAGATAAAAATCTCCAAATAATGACAGCTGCTTACGGATGAAAAGATGCACACGTAGTATTATGTTCAGTAAAAATGTTCAACTAAATGTTGAGCCCTACATTTCAGGGCACGCCTGCAGCCTTTCCATTGAACGGAGTCACACGAGCCGCGTTTTGATTATTGGTCGGTGACGAGAAATCCCTTCATGAAGTCATTTCTTCTAGAATTGCCCTGACTAAAACCGGATCGGCTCTGCCTCTGGTCTCTCTCTGGACCATCCCGATCAGCTTATTCAAAACGTTTCTGTTTCCGTTCCTGATGGCTTCCACCTACGGAGGGAACGcgaaacaacaaataaataggAGGAGCACAAAAGCAACACTCACTGCGTGGGAGACTTTGCGTTCGAGCCCTCGCCTTTTCGGGGTCCGAGTCCACCACTTTCTGGCAGGTGATGCGCAGCTGCGTGTCGTCGCTAACAAGGCCCAAGTCCTCCTCCTGGACGATCTGGGGGGCCGTCTTGCCCGGCGACCTCCACATCTCCTGgaacacctgagagagagagaggtgagacagacagacagacagacaggaggggACATTTGCACCGTCTGTCCTGACCTGCTTGGCGACCGAAGAGGAGATGCGTCCCTTTTCCTGGAGCTCCAGCAACTCAGCCAGAGCGGAGGGAGTGATGGGGCTGaaatacaaggggggggggggggggggtattatttAAATAGGTGGAGAATGGAGAGAAAAAGCAGGAGCGTCAGACTGGATGATCAGACAAACCAGTTGTTTATGTCTACACTTAATATTTTATTCTCTGAACTGCAGGCTAGGCTTTCCatccaataaaaaataaaaataaaagtcaaccaGAGCAGTGatttaatgtgattaaaaacGCACATGAGTACTGAGGAAACGCAAACCTGTAACCTTCCGTCAAGCAAAGCAAGTGCAACATTATGCAAAAAATAATCTCCAGCTATTTGTGGTGCGCTCGCACGGGAACGCATCACAACCGTCTGGGAACGGGAGATAAAGCAAAGCTCGCCGTGTCGGCGCCGACGCCAATCCATTACTACTTCCAATTTCATTCCTTCTGTAATGAcggactgttttttttttttaaacagcgtTGAATTAATGTCTATTAAGGTATAATTTGGTGTCCGACCTTCAGCGTCAGCTTCACAAATAAAGCTGATTCTAGCCATAATTGTCTTTCATCAGTCGTTTTCCCACAACACTGATgcactttgatttgtgtttttcttaccTGCCTGTCTGTTGCAGAAGGAATCAGGGAACATTAGATGACTTATGAACTCCCACATCTCGCCGCTATAATCAGTGTAAACGCTCCAATAATCCTCGGCGTCAGTCAAAGCGAGATCAGCACGAAACATCGGCTTGAATTACAACGCTGACGCCGCGGCTGTCAAACCCGGACGCTGTGCTTTGACTCGGAACACATTTGTCTGGGATAAATGCGTGAAaagaagggcggggggggggggggggggcgaacacCTCAGCACGTCTCACCTCTGGCTCACGCTCATGTCGCGCTGCTTGAGGTGACCCAGCAGCTCGTTCATCACCCAGCCGATCACCTTCCTGGGCTCTTTCTGGGTCGCCTTCAGCAGGGCCTCGAAGTATTCCACCAGCCCTTCGCTCTAGGAGAAAACACCCCCCCAAAGAACGCTCTCATCGCTTCCCGTCGGTATCGGAAGCAATCGGGGCGTCGACTTGTGAACTCACCACCAGAGTGAAGCTGTGCTCGGGCAGAATGTCGTGCGTTTGCACCAGCCGCTCTCGTGTGACGGCGGGTAACTCCGGCAGCCGGCTCCTGATCTCCTGCAGCACCACCGCCCGGCTCGCATCGACGCCGGGAGGCAGCGACGCACTGTCCTCGTACACGATCAGAGGGGGCAGGTTGGGCTCTGGCATGAAcctgaaggaggggggggggcttcttcagCATCAGAACATCTCGCTTCGCCCTACGCAACAGCTCAACTGACCTGTAGTCCTGCAGACCCTCTTTGTCCCTCATAGGGATGGTCTCACTAGAGAAAATGGCCGACATTTATAAGGGTCAAAGCTTTCAAAAGCAAACACTGAAGATGCCTGTAACAGTTCTGTGGCACGACTAACACCAAAATGCTCCACTGAAGTCAGGAGTTTGGGTCTTTGACTGCTGACCTTTTAAACACGCCCGCGTGGCACCTCCTAATATTTTCTACCGGCAAATCAAACTCTTAATTAAAACACAATCGACAGAGGGATTAAGGAAGAGGCTCGCTGGCTGCAGCGTGACGCCTGATCCCAGAGCAGAAACAGGAAAGGGTtgaaacagccaatcacaggccacCGTGCACCTCACGGGCGCGAGGAGACGATCGTGGCCTCAGATGTGTGTGGGAGACGTCTCAATGTGTCAGCTCATAAAGCCGAGGAGCTCGTAGCTCACAGATAGCGTGGGATGACAGCGGCATCCAAATGGCTCAATTCATCATGAATACTATGACGGCGCTTCCTCGGCGAGGCTAATGGGCCGGGCACGGATCCCAGTCAGAGGGCGGTCCGGTGGgaaaagccccgcccctctcgtCCTCTTACCCTGATTTGGAATCAAACGCCCTGGTCTCGTTTTTCACCGCCCCCCCGGCCTGCAGGACGTCGACCTGCCTCTGGATCTCGTAGTCTTTGTTgtgtcatgcacacacacgcacacacacgcacacacacgcacacacacgcacacacacgcacacacaaacacacacacaggctttatTCAATAACAGCGGTGTGCAGTTACAAACGGCTCTGCCTCCTTCTAAATGTGATCAATGATCCTTTTCTCAACGACTTTTAAAGCCCGGTTCAGCGGGAGAGGAGACGCTCCGACAGTTTATCGGCGCGCAAGTCCATAATCCCAGAGTCGCACCACATGGAAAAGCTCGAACAGGAAACGCTGAAGTTTCCTCGTGCAGCTCTTTTGTCAGCGTTTCAAGTGAAGCTCAACGAGCGGTCGATGAAGTCACGGCCGCCATGACACCCATGCCTCTTTAGCGAGCGGCTTCTTCGTCACGGCTAACCGCTAGAAACCGCTGGTAGCGCTCACCGATCGCCTTGGCTAGGAATCGGACGCTGTTGATGTTCTTCACCTCCGCCCTGACGCCCAGAGGCTCGCCGGCCTCGTGGACCGACACGTTGGCGTCCACTCGCAGCTGTCCCTCTGTGGAGAAGCGCAGCCGGTGGAGGAAACAAACGCGGCTTTGGAGGTGATGCTgcggtgggaaaaaaaagagacacgCACCCGACATGTTGCCCTGACAAGTGCCGAGGGCATGCAGGATGAGCTGGAGCTCCCTCACGGCCGCGGCCGCCTCCTCGCCACAGCTCATGTCTGGCTCCATCACCAGCTCCATGAGGCCGACGCCTGACGGATGAGGAGGCAGCTGTGATCCCCATCCGATCTGCACGAGTCAGCGCTTCGGAGCCCCACCTGCTCTGTTGAGGTCCACCAGCGTCTGGCTGCGGCGCTCGTCGTGCAGACTCTTGCCGCTGTCCTGCTCCAGCTGAATCTGCTTGACTTGCACCGTTTTCCGGATCACCCGattcctcttctttcctccGAGGAGGCTGTAAGCCAACGTGCCGTCGACCGCGATGGGCCGCCGCTGCTGAGTGATCTGGTATCCAGCCTGAAAATCGAAAAGCACGCCGGCGTGATGTGAAGGACTTGCAAGCGACGGGGAAGAGCTTATAAAAGCCAGAACAGAATCTAATCCATAAGAACTGCAATGCCTGCCGTCCTTTTCATATGAGGGTCTGTGCATGATCACAAAGGATTGGAAACGTCATCGGCGCATCCATTTAGTTTCTAGCCGCACGTTTGATAAGCGTCCTCCCTTTATTTACACCCTTTTCAACTATTTACATTAATTACAAGATGGACAAAAACACGATGAAGTTTTTTTGGTGTATTTGTTTGACATCATTTCAGCCTCCAGTGAGAGACCGACAGTAAATGAATCGCCCGTTTAAAACTCACTATCTCAGTGAGACGAGTGACATGCGTCTACATGAAGCAGcgtcgcacgcacacacacacacacacacacacacacacacgcacacacgcacacacacgcgcacacacacgcacacacacacacacacacacacacacacacacacatacacacacacacacacacacacacacacatacacacacacacacacacgcacacacacacgcacagtgatTGGCTGGCCCGACATTTCTCTTCAACACAAGAGCAGAAATGAATGTTTCACCCGCTTCTTTATTCCCGACAGAATCTGCTGCTCCAAGCATTCTATTCCcacgttgccatggcaacaacatcACACGGACCGTCACATTAATCTTATTTATCCTTAAGGGAGTAAAGCTGTTGAGGAAGCGATCGGAAGCCGTTCGTCACCGACTCTCTGATCAAGGCGATCGATCACCTCCCTCCTCTTAAAACAAACCGGAGGAGAGAAAAATCACGATTTCTGATTTCTGGTCTTCCTGCTTGAATTCGTCATTGAATCTGCCCATCGCCGCCGCAGCTCACCGTGAATCCCCTGCGTCTGCGTTAATCTTTTCGGCTTCCTTTCAGCCGTCTCGAGTGAAGCTGATTCCCCGATCCAGCAGAATAAATCAACCGCATTTACTGCATAGGAGCAGACGGGACGCACGCTAATCGCTGCGTCTATCTACACACCAGTCGGCCATTTTCTttacccccctccctctgtcgtTCTCAGGTCACCGACAGTCTCACAACTCTCGTTTAACCCAAGCCAAGGCCTCAGCAGCCGGTCTGCCGCTTGGAAACTTAACATCAAGGGGAATTGTAATTGCGTTTGTCGGTGGGTTCCTGATGCATGTTATTAAAAGGCTTATTTAAATGCACTCATCAAACTCTACGTATGCGTCTTGTATATCATTCCAATTGAAAGAGGCAATGCCGATTGGGCAGCAGCATTCATTATTTAATAACGTATTACAGAATACAATCAGGGATTTCTCGAGGAACGTATCAATAATGCACAACGCAATTCACAGGGGCGggttaatcccccccccctcccccctcggtCCTGCTAccagtttgggttttttttgcatcttcttTTGAGCACATTACATCCATTGCGTTTTATGCCAGATGTGAAAAATGGCCCATAATCTGCATATTTAAAGCCACTCAGATGTCACTTTATCAAGATGCTTCACACGAGACTGGAAAGGATCAGATTAGAGCGGCTGATCAATGTACGCGAGGTAAACAGGTCGGTACATGCAGCCACATGAAGAGGCAAACAGAGGTTTGGACTCTGCATGACTCCCGTGAGCCGTTTGGGAAatgtcagagagggagagagagagaggaaaaaatcATTCTAATCGGTATTCCAAAGGAGGTGATGTAATCTCCAGAATCCAACGGCAATCCCGGCACGTCTGGAGGGGATCTCGAGATGCCGGGACTTTCTGTGGAGATAACGGCTCCTCAGCGCGGCGATCAGCGTACGGACCGCTGCGATTTTTGTGATAACCGGCCAGCCTGCAAAAATATTTACCCGGGGATAAAAAAGTGTTGATGAGCTGGAGGAATTTGTGCTCCATCAGCGGCAGCTTGAAAGGCACAGCTACATAATGGAGGAGAGACTGTATCGCTCGTCTGGATGTGAAATAAATCCAGACAGACAAGCCGATGGCTTCAAACCCACCACCCGACCCCACCCGACCCCACCCGACTCCACCCGACCCCCGCATCGTTTCACAGCTGGGGTTTAAAATAGAAATGCATGGAAGGCACTCTCCCTAGAGATGAGCTGAAACACGGGTCATTTGTCTGCGTGTGCGAGCAGCAAATAACGGGCTTGCTGCTTCAGCGAGGCTTTCTCGCTCTTTCCATTACAGCTCAGGGCCAGGAGGGTTCACGGGGAGCGCTGCGGTAGAGGAGCCGGAGGCAGACGCCATGTTGCAGCGCGATGCTCAAGGTGAAGGCGTTTCTGCTGCCGTTTGCCAGATAATGAGCCTTCACTAATGCCTGCTGCTACATCGCCTCACATATCAAACTCGATGGCGTGCAGAAAATGACAGGGAACGGGAAAAACTCACAGGGAGGTCAGCGTAGAAGTAGTGCTTCCTGTCAAATAGTGACTTGCTGTTTATGGTGCAGTTGAGAGCCAGGCCTGTCATCACCGCCGCCTCGACACAATACTTATTCAAGACCTGGAGCCACAAAGGGACATCGAATGATGAGAAatccattaaaataaataaaaatacaatttaaaaaaagctctCTTCATTCGAGCTACTTTAAAATATCACTTACAGGTAATGTTCCAGGTAGGGACGCATCGAAGAACGACACCAGGGAGTTGGGCGGCGCTGAGAAGCGAACCGACGAGGCGGAGAACAGCTTGGAGCGCGAGTTAATCTGGGCGTGTATCTCCAAACCCACCACCCCGACCAGCTGACGGGGGCCactggggaggagaggagagagacgtggagcagataggagccgGACGAAAGAGGAACTTCTCCTTCGTTCAGCGGACATTTAGCACGTAGCAGCCTCGCTTTTACCTGTTTGCGTTCAGCTTCCGGTGACGTCCTGAGCTCGATGTGCTTATTTGTCTGAATAAACGCACCGTTTTAGGATAAATTCTTAGTTTATTTATGTTTCGAAGCAGCTCTCTTGTACCGACAGTGGAAGCGGCCATCTTGTTGGACCGTTCTCATGAACGAAGGCgggaaatgtagttttcaaAGATGACAGTTCTTGTTAGAAGACATTAGCGATGTGTCACTTTAAAAACTACAAATCCCAGGCTTGGGGAGAGCTTCCGGTTCAGAAAGGTAAACATTTCGTCATTTCCGTTTGGACAACTTCCTGGCGGGACTCCTCTAACAAGGTATCCAGTGAGTTTGCAGACCTCGGGAGTTTGTTTTTCCGACATTTGTTGATAAAAGGAATACGACAAGATGGCTACGAATGGAATTAACGACAGTCGGATTAAATGCGGCGCGTCATCGCCGTTTGTAGACAATTCACATTCACGCGTGGCAGCCGGGCCGTCGTCTCACTCCAAGATACAGCTAAACGGAGAACCGGGACCGGCTGAGCGGTTCCACGGAGAACCGGGACCAGCTGAGCGGTTCCACGGAGAACCGGGACCGGCTGAGCGGTTCCGCTTCAGCTCAGAGCCCACCGTTGAGGACATCAGGCGGATGCAGGCGGAATTCACGGACGAGCGGGACTGGAACCAGTTCCACCAGCCCCGCAACCTGCTGCTGGCTCTGGTCGGAGAGGTGGGCGAGGTGTCGGAGCTCTTCCAGTGGCGGGGAGAGGTGGCCGAGGGCCTGCCGGACTGGACCGAGCCCGAGCGGGAGCACCTGGCGCAAGAACTCAGCGACGTCCTGATCTACCTGGTGGAGCTCGCCGAGAAATGTCGGGTCGACCTTCCTCGGGCTGTGCTTCGGAAAATGGCCCTGAACCGTGTGAAATATCCCGCCGGGAAGGTGCACGGGTCGGCGAAGAAGTACACCGAGTACAAGGACTGAGCGCGGCGGGGCTCGATGAGGGGGACGCCGGGCACGGAGACGACGCGCGGCCCGCTGCCGGACGTTCAGTCGCTTTAACGGGGCTGTCCCGGTTTGCATGTTTACTGAGCGACATGGATGATCTACATtcacatgcatgtgcagaaGTGCACGTTGGAGGCCCATGAGATACACTCTGTGCTCTTTTACGgacattcactttttttttttaatgatctttGATTTACCTGAGTTATTTCCAGGTGATGGTTATTTTTAGAAAATACTGTTGTTCAGAGGAATATTAAGGGATTctatttatttcccttttattttattttttgtagcTGGCTCAGTTTGAGTGTGACAGAAAATTTTAATGGAAAGAGTCATGTTACAAATCAgaaactgtttttttaatcttatttcTCATTTGCATCCTCATCAGTTTCGTTCATCTCACAACTTTtcctgatgtaaaaaaaaccttattttattaaaatggtTGTGATGGGAGCTGTGTCCTGTTTAttttatggatttattttacTGGTTACACAAACATGTTCAGATTAAACACCAAAGCCCGGAAGGAAgtgaataatcaataaaaagctTGTGTGTCAAGCTGAGACTAAATGTAGAACCTGATTTCAAGATCGCTTTTAGGGTTTTACACGCGATACGAGAACTTTGAGGCCTTTAAAAGCCTTGCAGAACATGTACTGTAGCGCTGCACTCGCGTTTCCATGTATAGGTGATGAAGCGCACCGTGATGTCATCCATTATTTGGAGGGGAGGCTGAGCTTTATTACACCGGAGACGGTGGAGTTTAAATCTTGCATCACGCTCAGCTGAGTAGATGCTatcagatgctgcttcagaaGGAAGTGCCTGATTTGTCACGCTAACACTGAAGTATTCTTGTGTGCGCGTATTTGTTAtctaattttaatgttttcatttgaataaGCTGCAGTTCATCCTCTCCTCTATCCGAGAGTCTCTCCCACACACAGACGCTCTTTTATCCTCTCGTAAAGACGGCAGTGGGAGCTGtcagatctcacacacacacacagtggggtTACGCAGTGGCAGGGATTCGGATTCACGTCACATCccgacgcacgcacgcacgcacacacacacacacacacacacacacacacacacacacacacagaccttcATGCTGCACCACTGGAAGTGGCTTGGCATCGCTTCTTCCCTTCTGCTTGAGACGAACCCACACGGATCCTCGTCTTTCCATGAAGCCGAGAGCCGCTCCGCTCCAGAAATGACACAAGTCAAGTTCCCTGCCAACAATTAACcctttctgattggctccaCTATTTTGCTTAtcttcaataaaaacaaatcttgaTTGCATATAAGTTTTGATGTAGAAAAGCTGTGCAGTGATTTAATTTCTG includes the following:
- the fhip1aa gene encoding FHF complex subunit HOOK-interacting protein 1A, which produces MMASVVARGDRDRQTLVLTEVDPETCMIVFKNHWAQVVKILEKHDPLRSSALPPPSIINFSTGSGGVPRFLPIPGDEANAVQNYVEHMLFLLMEERRGQAGAMGPILEFVVMENVMERLFVWSLRREFTDDMKLEQLKMYEMLVGQARQPLLHHKPILRPLMMLLSSCSGAAAPRVEAELVLLLNQLCCVLAKDPSVLELFFHTSEDQGAANFLIFSLLIPYIHREGAVGQQARDALLLIMSLSAENERVATHVAENTFFCPVLATGLSGLYSSLPAKLEVPNDEWHCLREDDCLQMPSLIQFLNSLEFCNAVIQVAHPDIRDQLVGYIYNGFLVPVLAPALHKLTLEEVMATTAYLDLFLRSVTEPSLLQTFLSFILLHQHESVHILDTLVSRINTPFQLGTVSLALFHTLIGLYCEDVMLQLVLRYLIPCNHMMLSQRRVVRERDCYSLSASKILALTPSCCSPDRSPPPLRQLNSILFSKGVDASTGTTETNESFCAEDDGSGTSCTIGSEMHLDVSYLHYLYDARLNISSCIRACRVWSAAYDGEDPPPEKYQPGVLDEPLLKNRQIPMTLKSPPQPPVPRRRARPPPPANAEQPPANELEWDDSYDACPMQTAEAPAENDPPPQPAARPPTHIQEMRKTAILLVRGSYIEENEFQDDVMVYDLVAKKDARDDETGTLKPNGPASGESQQGSAKAPPVKEVCFLLPTTQTDSKNRSDLKAKGQTDCNPNLQDEPVLAADLGEDFLAQYEDLIRTLDTEAGGKVEADAELKKPVSPVEEEEEEEEMDFTSFSAETPELEKQLSPFGPKFVSGGAGRNQSLPFTGPFVSVLLSRMENMMSNSLQVNLLLTGILAQLAAYPQPLLRSFLLNTNLVFQPTVRSLYQVLATVKNQIEGLAVKRKGFPEMITAAQHWLLARDALLTAADKSSSHGDAGRILRSSPPPKPKGISLQQTDVFATVLFPEFLKELAAIAQEHSILSYIPMEDC
- the gatb gene encoding glutamyl-tRNA(Gln) amidotransferase subunit B, mitochondrial; this encodes MAASTVGTRELLRNINKLRIYPKTVRLFRQISTSSSGRHRKLNANSGPRQLVGVVGLEIHAQINSRSKLFSASSVRFSAPPNSLVSFFDASLPGTLPVLNKYCVEAAVMTGLALNCTINSKSLFDRKHYFYADLPAGYQITQQRRPIAVDGTLAYSLLGGKKRNRVIRKTVQVKQIQLEQDSGKSLHDERRSQTLVDLNRAGVGLMELVMEPDMSCGEEAAAAVRELQLILHALGTCQGNMSEGQLRVDANVSVHEAGEPLGVRAEVKNINSVRFLAKAIDYEIQRQVDVLQAGGAVKNETRAFDSKSGETIPMRDKEGLQDYRFMPEPNLPPLIVYEDSASLPPGVDASRAVVLQEIRSRLPELPAVTRERLVQTHDILPEHSFTLVSEGLVEYFEALLKATQKEPRKVIGWVMNELLGHLKQRDMSVSQSPITPSALAELLELQEKGRISSSVAKQVFQEMWRSPGKTAPQIVQEEDLGLVSDDTQLRITCQKVVDSDPEKVEAIRNGNRNVLNKLIGMVQRETRGRADPVLVRAILEEMTS
- the dctpp1 gene encoding glutamyl-tRNA(Gln) amidotransferase subunit B, mitochondrial, whose translation is MATNGINDSRIKCGASSPFVDNSHSRVAAGPSSHSKIQLNGEPGPAERFHGEPGPAERFHGEPGPAERFRFSSEPTVEDIRRMQAEFTDERDWNQFHQPRNLLLALVGEVGEVSELFQWRGEVAEGLPDWTEPEREHLAQELSDVLIYLVELAEKCRVDLPRAVLRKMALNRVKYPAGKVHGSAKKYTEYKD